The Pseudomonas asiatica genome has a segment encoding these proteins:
- the glpK gene encoding glycerol kinase GlpK has protein sequence MTDTQDKNYIIALDQGTTSSRAIIFDRDANVVGTSQREFAQHYPQAGWVEHDPMEIFATQSATMVEALAQAGISHAQVAALGITNQRETTVVWDKETGRPVYNAIVWQCRRSTEICAQLKRDGHEDYIRETTGLVTDPYFSGTKLKWILDNVEGARERAERGELLFGTIDTWLIWKFSGGKVHVTDYTNASRTLMFNIHSLQWDDKLLEILGIPRQMLPEVRPSSEVYGHTKSGIAIAGIAGDQQSALFGQMCVEPGQAKNTYGTGCFLLMNTGDQAVKSSHGLLTTIACGPRGEVAYALEGAVFNGGSTVQWLRDELKIVNDALDTEYFASKVKDSNGVYLVPAFTGLGAPYWDPYARGALFGLTRGVKVDHIIRAALESIAYQTRDVLDAMQQDCGQRLSELRVDGGAVANNFLMQFQADILGTCVERPKMRETTALGAAYLAGLACGFWSGLDELRDKAIIEREFSPQLDETQKEKLYAGWKKAVDRTRDWEDHEA, from the coding sequence ATGACAGACACCCAGGATAAGAACTACATCATCGCCCTGGACCAGGGCACCACCAGTTCGCGGGCCATCATTTTCGACCGCGACGCCAATGTGGTGGGTACCTCCCAGCGCGAATTCGCCCAGCACTACCCGCAAGCGGGCTGGGTCGAGCACGACCCGATGGAAATCTTCGCCACGCAGAGCGCGACCATGGTCGAGGCCCTGGCCCAGGCGGGCATCAGCCACGCTCAGGTCGCCGCACTGGGTATCACCAACCAGCGTGAAACCACCGTGGTATGGGACAAGGAAACCGGCCGCCCGGTGTACAACGCCATCGTCTGGCAGTGCCGCCGCAGCACCGAGATCTGCGCCCAGCTCAAGCGCGACGGCCATGAAGACTACATTCGCGAAACCACCGGCCTGGTCACCGACCCGTACTTCTCCGGCACCAAGCTGAAGTGGATCCTCGACAATGTCGAGGGCGCCCGTGAACGCGCCGAGCGCGGCGAACTGCTGTTCGGCACCATCGATACCTGGCTGATCTGGAAGTTCTCCGGTGGCAAGGTGCATGTCACCGATTACACCAACGCCTCGCGCACGCTGATGTTCAACATCCACAGCCTGCAGTGGGACGACAAGCTCCTGGAAATCCTCGGCATCCCACGGCAGATGCTGCCCGAGGTTCGCCCTTCTTCCGAGGTCTACGGCCACACCAAGAGCGGCATCGCCATTGCCGGTATCGCCGGCGACCAGCAGTCGGCACTGTTCGGCCAGATGTGCGTGGAGCCGGGCCAGGCCAAGAACACCTATGGCACCGGCTGCTTCCTGCTGATGAACACCGGCGACCAGGCGGTGAAGTCGTCCCATGGCCTGCTCACCACCATCGCCTGCGGCCCGCGAGGCGAAGTGGCCTACGCGCTGGAGGGCGCGGTGTTCAATGGTGGTTCCACCGTGCAGTGGCTGCGTGACGAACTGAAGATCGTCAACGACGCACTGGATACCGAATACTTTGCCAGCAAGGTCAAGGACAGCAACGGCGTATACCTGGTGCCTGCCTTCACCGGCCTGGGTGCCCCGTACTGGGACCCATATGCCCGTGGTGCACTGTTCGGCCTGACCCGTGGCGTGAAGGTGGACCACATCATCCGCGCTGCTCTGGAATCGATCGCCTACCAGACCCGCGATGTGCTCGACGCCATGCAGCAGGACTGCGGCCAGCGCCTGTCCGAGTTGCGCGTGGACGGCGGTGCGGTGGCCAACAACTTCCTCATGCAGTTCCAGGCCGACATCCTCGGCACCTGCGTGGAGCGGCCGAAGATGCGCGAAACCACGGCGCTGGGTGCGGCCTACCTGGCAGGCCTGGCCTGTGGTTTCTGGAGCGGCCTGGACGAACTGCGCGACAAGGCGATCATCGAACGCGAGTTCAGCCCGCAGCTGGATGAAACGCAGAAAGAGAAGCTGTATGCCGGCTGGAAGAAGGCAGTCGACCGTACTCGTGACTGGGAAGATCATGAGGCCTGA
- a CDS encoding NEL domain-containing protein: protein MNLSEVGADFLSRFGNLIELDLAGNRLEQVPVGLERLSRLLRLNLSGNRIVMNVASERRLASLGRLTMLDLSHNPLGRAPVLTGLHQLTDVRLRDAGLETTPADVILRGHVDLRENRIRQLRQELNGLGERLQSLSLHDNPLDAQGEAALDRAAGVDRAGSRGGGSFRHRAVDHAVRDAWVGKDGALKAPRAALWESLHQEPDAQGLFQFLADFIDSDDFHEHPDYFRKRIWRILQACEQHEQLRLRVFAEASSPRTCEDQMLLILEQLELSLLAERVSSRVPPAELEEGLVRLGRQLARLDAVDRFAAAHIRQLRRGDASIVDDIETRLFFRLRLRQPLDLPILPDTMHFEDFASVTEQDLRSVQSSVLEMENREDLIVSLAQRPFWEVHVRQRYPGRFDEVRQRFDLRLEQIEADLATQRIDEWTHVQRGRTVMSDYQVAERDLISTLAREAYDRLNL, encoded by the coding sequence ATGAACCTGAGCGAAGTCGGTGCAGACTTTCTGTCACGTTTCGGCAACCTGATCGAGTTGGACCTCGCTGGCAATCGTCTCGAGCAAGTGCCTGTCGGGCTCGAGCGACTGTCGCGTCTGCTGCGTTTGAACCTTTCCGGCAACCGTATCGTGATGAATGTCGCCAGTGAACGGCGCCTGGCCAGCCTGGGGCGGCTGACGATGCTGGACCTGAGCCACAACCCGTTGGGGCGCGCACCTGTGCTGACCGGCTTGCACCAACTTACTGATGTTCGGCTGCGCGACGCAGGCCTGGAGACGACGCCCGCGGACGTGATCCTGCGTGGGCATGTGGACTTGAGGGAAAACCGTATTCGCCAGTTGCGCCAGGAACTGAACGGCTTGGGCGAGCGATTGCAGTCGCTCAGCCTGCACGACAACCCACTCGATGCCCAGGGCGAGGCCGCGCTTGATCGGGCTGCCGGTGTTGACCGCGCCGGCAGCAGGGGTGGTGGCTCGTTCCGCCATCGTGCTGTTGACCACGCTGTCCGCGATGCCTGGGTCGGCAAAGACGGCGCATTGAAAGCGCCCAGGGCCGCATTGTGGGAGTCGTTACACCAGGAGCCCGATGCGCAAGGGCTGTTCCAGTTCCTTGCGGACTTTATCGACAGCGACGATTTTCACGAGCATCCCGATTATTTCCGTAAACGCATCTGGCGCATCCTTCAGGCATGCGAGCAACATGAACAGCTGCGGTTGCGGGTGTTTGCCGAGGCCTCGTCCCCCCGCACCTGCGAAGACCAGATGCTGTTGATTCTGGAGCAACTGGAGTTGAGCTTGCTGGCGGAGCGGGTGAGCAGCCGTGTTCCACCGGCGGAGCTGGAAGAGGGGCTGGTTCGTCTGGGGCGGCAACTGGCTCGCCTGGATGCCGTCGACCGGTTCGCTGCCGCGCACATCAGGCAGTTGCGCAGAGGGGATGCGTCGATCGTGGACGATATCGAAACGAGGCTTTTTTTCAGGCTGCGCCTGCGGCAGCCGCTGGACCTGCCCATCCTGCCGGACACGATGCACTTCGAAGATTTCGCCAGCGTCACCGAGCAGGATCTGCGCAGCGTTCAAAGTAGTGTGCTGGAAATGGAAAACCGAGAGGACCTGATCGTCTCGCTCGCCCAGCGCCCGTTCTGGGAGGTGCATGTGCGCCAGCGTTACCCGGGTCGCTTCGACGAGGTGCGGCAGCGCTTCGACCTGCGCCTGGAACAGATCGAGGCGGACCTGGCCACGCAGCGCATCGATGAATGGACCCACGTACAACGCGGCAGAACGGTCATGAGTGATTATCAGGTTGCCGAACGTGACTTGATAAGCACGTTGGCCAGGGAAGCCTATGACCGGTTGAACCTGTGA
- the glpR gene encoding DNA-binding transcriptional repressor GlpR, with translation MNLPPRQQQILELVRERGYVSIEEMAQLFVVTPQTIRRDINQLAELNLLRRYHGGAAYDSSIENTAYAMRADQMRDEKQRIAEAVARQIPDHASLFINIGTTTESIARALLNHNHLKVITNNLHVAAILAAKDDFEVLVAGGTVRRDGGVVGQASVDFINQFKVDFALVGISGIDEDGSLLDFDYQEVRVSQAIIANARQVILAADSSKFGRNAMVRMGSISLVDCLVTDQAPTPALTQLLNQYKIRLEVV, from the coding sequence ATGAATCTGCCCCCTCGCCAACAACAAATCCTCGAACTGGTGCGCGAACGCGGTTACGTCAGTATCGAAGAAATGGCGCAGCTGTTCGTCGTCACACCGCAAACCATCCGCCGTGATATCAACCAGCTGGCCGAGCTCAATCTGCTACGCCGCTACCACGGGGGCGCGGCCTACGATTCGAGCATCGAGAACACCGCCTACGCCATGCGCGCCGACCAGATGCGTGACGAAAAGCAACGCATCGCCGAAGCCGTGGCCCGGCAGATTCCCGACCATGCCTCGCTGTTCATCAATATCGGCACCACCACCGAATCCATCGCCCGGGCGCTGCTCAACCACAACCATCTGAAAGTCATCACCAACAACCTGCACGTGGCCGCGATCCTTGCCGCCAAGGACGATTTCGAAGTGCTGGTGGCAGGTGGCACGGTGCGCCGTGATGGGGGCGTTGTCGGCCAGGCCAGTGTCGACTTCATCAACCAGTTCAAGGTCGACTTCGCCCTGGTGGGCATCAGCGGCATCGACGAAGACGGCAGCCTGCTCGATTTCGACTACCAGGAAGTGCGGGTGTCCCAGGCGATCATCGCCAATGCCCGTCAAGTGATCCTTGCCGCCGACTCCAGCAAATTCGGGCGCAACGCCATGGTGCGCATGGGCTCGATCAGCCTGGTCGACTGCCTGGTGACCGACCAGGCGCCAACCCCCGCCCTCACCCAGCTGCTGAACCAGTACAAGATCCGGCTTGAGGTGGTTTGA
- a CDS encoding NEL-type E3 ubiquitin ligase domain-containing protein: protein MPPIESIPSDSIDNLIAQQLPDWLIRADAQHREAYREALSEQQQAADGLKHLLASIPDIEQFAVPLLEGALLAEGLGEVDPRSTYVVISEAFQLPSAAEKLYQPSTTHTTRQSLLAAALHNFEAHETQPWWQRKAYLVDEKGRRLAMTFERFASLCRTLDIGGRYQALLNRILKPRAGRGQPADQARIKVEQQFQRGIRSRMRAALHEGRLKGQLDEQDLLRLLSVLAPPAQPVHGKGSLIPRQLYVLGKCMVGIIALEWRPLPDSAIDEIIVWIPDDPDRSVRFYDSWGELYDDLARRLEHRSFQTFLRRFVKAQDRSEFDQALSRALAASKKEHTPEIDGRNLAVSGDVFAHVQALLITRIFDDAAYLAVATDQEDRLSRHRRLQAMLSAGLDLLGLVAFVVPVVGDLMLVLSAAQLLDEVYEGYQDWQLGDRQGALDHLFTVTQGLVFAGASAGAIKAIRRVPFVDGLAPRPLPEGKVKLARSPHYFPAEENASVLLQGLQGNHLGELQESSASMLLDVTGFSTEQLRQLCQEHASPPARLLDIHERIALHTDHPGLRGVAFEEQLLARRQAVSDEQNTLMNAFRYLSPRGAQEIIEHSSSSQLEKLQATGRVPLGMAERARWYERDSRIDRACLGMRLAALGTADSEKLAMRLIERQAPWPAALRVELREGHQKGRLLYASQDTQNSQVSIIVRQPDGYRLANDANHLASGTLLETVLRTFDEQQKTKLGNRNLQARQLRQQLLVAAVQDRQRTAEILGLPRIGANLRPPRRFADGRLGYPLSGGGESSRQAIRQGIHQIFPTLSELQLDAYLNAVRQRGENLWSHYQMLQRQLGELRETLRAWQADWQSPVDAIRRRRIVDALRRSWRRKLVDGNDQYELFIDGESVPTLPALPAGIEYGHVRRLTLRDMHLEHIDAQFLRRFPNIVDLDLSGNRLTQVPEGIESLTQLRRVNLGNNRITLDQTASNRLAQLQRLDTLILSYNPLNGLPDLSALPHVRDLQLRATGQADISQIHQLITMRAHVDLRDNRISELQREMRGLRLRLQRLNLHDNPLSESSIEYLDEARGVTDAGGRGSASYTHGVVDEDTRANWVASRNELLRAQREAAWDRLIEEPGSAGMFRFLADFAQSEDFQDNPRHYRRRAWHILEACENNEALREQLFREADGPRSCDDRLLLMLNQMEVGVMAYQGVEGVPAAMRETSLLHLGEQLHRLDLLDAIANRHVQRLRQAGRKPDEIEVRLFYRLRLADALDLPIPPDEMHFASYAHVTSADLNDAQLEVLGTYETLPMLDALAARPYWQTYLRETYAERFEAMAGPYHDRMEALEAQATAGQEGNYEERARSLMHELAAEESTLIRRLTAEAWARARLADVDRPLQR, encoded by the coding sequence GTGCCGCCCATCGAAAGTATCCCGTCCGACTCCATCGACAATCTGATCGCGCAGCAGCTTCCTGACTGGTTGATACGCGCGGACGCACAGCACCGTGAAGCCTATCGCGAAGCCTTGAGCGAACAGCAGCAGGCAGCCGACGGCCTCAAGCATCTGCTTGCCTCGATACCGGACATTGAACAGTTCGCCGTCCCTCTGCTCGAAGGCGCCTTGCTTGCAGAAGGGCTTGGCGAGGTCGACCCTCGGTCTACATACGTGGTCATCAGCGAAGCGTTTCAGTTGCCCTCTGCTGCAGAAAAGCTTTACCAACCCAGCACCACTCACACCACACGACAGAGCCTGCTAGCCGCCGCGCTACACAACTTCGAAGCACACGAAACCCAGCCTTGGTGGCAGCGCAAGGCGTATCTGGTAGACGAAAAGGGCAGGCGCCTGGCGATGACGTTCGAGCGCTTTGCCAGCCTGTGCCGCACGCTGGACATCGGCGGACGATACCAAGCCCTTCTGAACCGCATCCTCAAACCCAGAGCGGGCCGAGGCCAACCAGCGGATCAGGCGCGAATCAAGGTGGAACAGCAGTTTCAGCGCGGTATTCGTTCGCGCATGCGAGCCGCGCTTCATGAAGGCAGGCTCAAGGGCCAGCTGGATGAGCAGGATCTGCTGCGGTTGCTATCAGTGCTTGCGCCCCCTGCCCAGCCGGTGCATGGCAAAGGCAGTCTGATCCCGCGCCAACTGTATGTGCTGGGCAAGTGCATGGTCGGCATCATCGCGCTCGAATGGCGGCCGCTGCCAGATTCCGCCATCGATGAGATCATCGTCTGGATCCCTGATGACCCTGACCGAAGCGTGCGTTTCTACGACTCGTGGGGCGAGCTCTACGACGACCTTGCCAGGCGCCTCGAACATCGGTCGTTCCAGACCTTTCTGCGGCGTTTCGTCAAGGCGCAGGACAGGAGCGAGTTCGACCAGGCTCTCTCGCGGGCTTTGGCTGCATCGAAGAAGGAGCACACCCCGGAAATTGACGGGCGCAACCTCGCCGTGAGCGGTGATGTGTTCGCCCACGTGCAGGCGCTGCTGATCACCAGGATCTTCGACGATGCCGCCTACCTGGCCGTAGCGACCGATCAGGAAGACCGTCTAAGCAGGCACAGGCGCTTGCAGGCCATGCTCAGCGCAGGGCTGGACCTGCTGGGGCTGGTTGCATTCGTCGTACCCGTCGTAGGCGACCTGATGCTGGTGCTGAGCGCTGCGCAACTGTTGGACGAGGTCTACGAAGGCTATCAGGACTGGCAACTGGGTGATCGCCAAGGGGCTCTGGATCACCTGTTCACCGTGACCCAGGGCCTGGTGTTCGCCGGCGCCAGCGCAGGCGCGATAAAGGCAATACGGCGGGTACCTTTTGTCGATGGGTTGGCGCCAAGGCCGCTTCCTGAAGGCAAAGTCAAACTGGCTCGCTCTCCTCACTACTTCCCAGCCGAGGAAAACGCGTCGGTACTGCTGCAGGGGTTGCAAGGCAACCACCTGGGTGAACTTCAGGAGTCGAGCGCCAGCATGCTGCTGGATGTCACCGGTTTTTCCACGGAGCAATTACGCCAACTGTGCCAGGAACACGCCTCACCGCCGGCGCGGCTGCTCGACATCCACGAACGTATCGCATTGCATACCGACCACCCGGGGCTACGCGGCGTGGCCTTCGAAGAGCAATTGCTCGCCCGTCGCCAGGCCGTTTCCGATGAGCAGAATACATTGATGAATGCCTTCAGGTACCTCTCACCGAGGGGTGCCCAGGAAATCATCGAGCACAGCAGCTCCTCCCAGCTGGAAAAACTCCAGGCAACCGGGCGTGTGCCTTTGGGCATGGCGGAACGTGCCCGCTGGTATGAGCGGGACAGCCGTATCGACCGGGCTTGCCTTGGCATGCGCCTGGCGGCGCTGGGTACAGCCGACAGCGAAAAACTGGCGATGCGGCTGATCGAGCGCCAAGCACCCTGGCCGGCCGCATTGCGTGTGGAACTGCGTGAAGGTCACCAGAAAGGACGCCTGTTGTATGCAAGCCAAGATACGCAGAACAGCCAGGTGTCGATCATCGTGCGACAACCAGACGGCTACAGGCTGGCCAATGACGCGAATCACCTGGCCAGCGGTACCTTGCTCGAAACGGTACTGCGCACCTTTGACGAGCAGCAGAAAACCAAGCTTGGAAACCGCAATTTGCAGGCCAGGCAGCTCCGTCAGCAACTCCTTGTGGCCGCGGTGCAGGATCGGCAACGCACGGCGGAAATCCTCGGGCTCCCCCGGATCGGTGCCAATCTGCGGCCGCCCAGGCGCTTTGCCGATGGAAGGCTTGGATACCCACTCAGCGGTGGCGGCGAAAGCAGCCGGCAGGCCATTCGCCAAGGCATCCATCAGATCTTCCCGACACTGAGCGAACTGCAACTGGACGCCTACCTGAACGCCGTGCGTCAGCGAGGCGAAAACCTGTGGAGCCATTATCAGATGCTGCAACGCCAGCTTGGCGAACTACGCGAGACGCTACGGGCCTGGCAGGCCGACTGGCAGTCGCCGGTCGACGCCATCCGTCGCCGCCGTATCGTCGATGCCCTTCGCCGCAGCTGGCGGCGCAAGCTGGTGGATGGCAACGACCAGTACGAGTTGTTCATAGACGGCGAGTCCGTACCGACCCTGCCAGCGTTGCCAGCAGGCATCGAATACGGGCATGTGCGCCGGCTGACATTGCGTGACATGCATCTGGAACACATCGATGCCCAATTCCTCAGGCGCTTTCCCAACATCGTCGATCTGGACCTCAGCGGCAACCGGCTGACCCAGGTGCCCGAGGGTATCGAAAGCCTTACCCAGCTCCGACGCGTGAACCTTGGCAACAACCGGATCACGCTGGACCAGACGGCAAGCAACCGCCTGGCCCAACTGCAGCGCCTCGATACGTTGATACTGAGCTACAACCCGCTCAATGGGTTGCCTGACCTGTCGGCGTTGCCGCATGTGCGTGACCTGCAGCTGCGTGCCACTGGGCAGGCAGACATCAGCCAGATTCACCAGTTGATAACGATGCGCGCCCATGTCGATCTGCGCGACAACAGGATCAGCGAGCTACAGCGGGAAATGCGCGGGCTGCGCCTGCGTCTGCAGCGCCTCAACCTGCACGACAACCCCTTGAGCGAAAGCAGTATCGAGTATCTCGACGAAGCGCGCGGCGTCACCGATGCCGGTGGCAGGGGCAGCGCCAGCTACACCCACGGGGTGGTCGACGAGGACACCCGCGCCAATTGGGTAGCGTCCAGGAACGAGCTGCTTCGCGCTCAACGCGAGGCAGCCTGGGACCGCCTGATCGAAGAGCCTGGTTCGGCAGGCATGTTCCGGTTCCTGGCCGACTTCGCCCAAAGCGAGGACTTCCAGGACAATCCTCGCCATTATCGTCGGCGCGCCTGGCATATCCTGGAAGCCTGCGAAAACAACGAAGCGCTGCGTGAACAGCTGTTTCGCGAAGCCGATGGACCACGCAGCTGCGATGACCGCCTGCTGCTGATGCTCAACCAGATGGAGGTCGGCGTCATGGCTTATCAGGGCGTCGAAGGCGTACCTGCTGCAATGAGAGAAACAAGCTTGCTGCACCTGGGGGAGCAGTTGCATCGTCTCGACCTGCTGGATGCCATTGCCAATCGCCATGTCCAGCGCTTGCGCCAGGCAGGGCGCAAGCCGGATGAAATCGAAGTCCGCCTGTTCTATCGCTTGCGCCTTGCAGATGCCCTCGACCTGCCAATACCGCCCGATGAAATGCATTTCGCTTCGTACGCGCATGTGACGTCCGCAGACCTGAACGATGCGCAACTGGAAGTGCTGGGCACCTACGAGACGTTACCCATGCTGGATGCGCTCGCCGCCCGCCCCTATTGGCAGACCTACCTGCGTGAAACCTATGCGGAGCGTTTCGAGGCGATGGCCGGGCCTTACCACGATCGAATGGAAGCGCTCGAAGCGCAGGCCACGGCGGGCCAGGAAGGCAACTACGAAGAACGCGCCAGATCACTGATGCACGAACTGGCGGCAGAAGAATCAACCTTGATTCGCCGTTTGACGGCCGAGGCGTGGGCACGTGCCAGGTTGGCTGACGTGGACCGCCCGCTTCAGCGCTGA
- the glpD gene encoding glycerol-3-phosphate dehydrogenase: protein MSQPVSSQPPVADCYDLAVIGGGINGVGIAADAAGRGLKVFLCEKDDLAQHTSSASSKLIHGGLRYLEHYEFRLVREALAEREVLLAKAPHIVKPMRFVLPHRPHLRPAWMIRAGLFLYDHLGKRKRLGASRSLRFGPGYPLKPAISRGFEYADCAVDDARLVVLNAMAAREKGAHIHTRTRCLRAERVNGLWQVELQHADGRLQTIRARALVNAAGPWVASFIKDDLKLDAPYGIRLIQGSHIIVPRMYEGEHAYILQNEDQRIVFCIPYLERFTLIGTTDREYSGDPAKVAITEQETDYLLKVVNAHFNHQLSRSDIVHTYSGVRPLCNDESDNPSAVTRDYTLALSASEGQAPLLSVFGGKLTTYRKLAESAMTELKPHFPQMRGSWTAGAPLPGGEQMTTVQALVDAVLARCGWLPVDIARRWVLTYGSRVWQLLDGVQGPEDLGQAIGGGLFAREVDYLAHNEWACSAEDILWRRTKLGLFTSTGEQQALADYLQREQQARTQAA, encoded by the coding sequence GTGTCCCAGCCCGTTTCGTCCCAGCCCCCAGTCGCCGACTGCTATGACCTCGCCGTGATCGGCGGCGGCATCAATGGCGTGGGCATCGCTGCCGATGCCGCCGGGCGTGGCCTCAAGGTATTCCTCTGCGAAAAGGACGACCTGGCCCAGCACACCTCGTCGGCCAGCAGCAAACTGATCCACGGCGGCCTGCGCTACCTGGAGCACTACGAGTTCCGCCTGGTACGTGAAGCGCTGGCCGAGCGCGAAGTGCTGCTGGCCAAAGCCCCGCACATCGTCAAGCCGATGCGCTTCGTGCTGCCGCACCGCCCGCACCTGCGCCCGGCCTGGATGATTCGCGCCGGCCTGTTCCTCTACGATCACCTGGGCAAGCGCAAGCGCCTGGGTGCTTCGCGCAGCCTGCGCTTCGGCCCGGGCTACCCGCTCAAGCCTGCAATCAGCCGTGGCTTCGAATATGCCGACTGCGCGGTGGACGATGCCCGCCTGGTAGTGCTGAATGCGATGGCCGCACGGGAAAAAGGTGCCCATATCCATACCCGTACCCGCTGCCTGCGTGCGGAGCGTGTGAATGGCCTGTGGCAGGTGGAGTTGCAGCACGCTGACGGCCGTCTGCAGACCATTCGCGCCCGCGCCCTGGTCAACGCTGCCGGCCCATGGGTGGCCAGCTTCATCAAGGATGACCTCAAGCTCGATGCCCCCTATGGCATCCGCCTGATCCAGGGCAGCCATATCATCGTGCCGCGCATGTACGAAGGCGAACATGCCTACATCCTGCAGAACGAGGACCAGCGCATCGTCTTCTGCATCCCGTACCTGGAGCGCTTCACGCTGATCGGTACCACCGATCGCGAATACAGCGGCGACCCCGCCAAAGTCGCGATCACCGAGCAGGAAACCGATTATCTGCTCAAGGTGGTCAACGCCCATTTCAACCACCAGCTCAGCCGCAGCGACATCGTGCACACCTATTCCGGCGTGCGCCCACTGTGCAACGACGAATCGGACAATCCGTCCGCAGTCACCCGTGACTACACCCTTGCGCTGTCCGCCAGTGAAGGGCAAGCGCCGTTGCTGTCGGTATTCGGTGGCAAGCTGACCACCTACCGCAAACTGGCCGAGTCGGCCATGACCGAGCTCAAGCCGCACTTCCCACAGATGCGTGGCAGCTGGACCGCTGGCGCGCCGCTACCAGGTGGTGAGCAGATGACTACGGTGCAGGCTCTGGTCGATGCGGTGCTGGCGCGTTGTGGCTGGTTGCCGGTCGATATCGCCAGGCGCTGGGTGCTGACCTATGGCAGCCGCGTATGGCAGTTGCTGGATGGCGTGCAAGGGCCGGAAGACCTGGGCCAGGCCATTGGCGGTGGGTTGTTCGCCCGGGAGGTGGACTACCTTGCACACAACGAATGGGCATGCAGCGCTGAAGACATTCTCTGGCGCCGCACCAAGCTGGGCCTGTTCACCAGCACCGGCGAGCAACAGGCGCTTGCAGACTATCTGCAACGAGAGCAGCAGGCGCGCACCCAAGCGGCGTGA
- a CDS encoding glutamate/aspartate ABC transporter substrate-binding protein has product MRIVRQLLGAAIAAAVIASPAMAEELTGTLKKIKDSGTITLGHRDSSIPFSYLAGKPEPVGYSHDIQMAVVDALKKQLGTDIKVRYNLVTSQTRIPLVQNGTVDLECGSTTNNVERQQQVGFSVGIFEVGTRLLTKVKDGQPAYKDFPDLAGKNVVTTAGTTSERILKAMNADKQMKMNVISAKDHGEAFNMLESGRAVAFMMDDALLAGEMAKARKPTDWVITGTPQSYEIYGCMVRKDDAAFKKAVDDAIVGYFKSGEVNKSYDKWFQQPIPPKGLNLQFPMSDELKKLIAEPTDKAADEKKS; this is encoded by the coding sequence ATGCGCATCGTTCGTCAATTGCTGGGCGCCGCCATCGCGGCCGCTGTGATCGCTTCGCCGGCCATGGCCGAAGAACTGACCGGCACCCTGAAGAAGATCAAGGATTCGGGCACCATCACCCTGGGCCACCGCGACTCCTCCATCCCGTTTTCCTACCTGGCCGGCAAGCCCGAGCCCGTGGGCTACTCGCATGACATCCAGATGGCTGTCGTCGACGCCCTGAAGAAGCAGCTGGGCACGGACATCAAGGTCCGCTACAACCTCGTCACCTCCCAGACCCGCATCCCGCTGGTGCAGAACGGCACCGTGGACCTCGAGTGCGGCTCCACCACCAACAACGTCGAGCGCCAGCAACAGGTCGGCTTCTCGGTCGGCATCTTCGAAGTCGGTACCCGCCTGCTGACCAAGGTCAAGGACGGTCAGCCAGCATACAAGGACTTCCCGGACCTTGCCGGCAAGAACGTGGTGACCACCGCCGGTACCACCTCCGAGCGCATCCTCAAGGCGATGAACGCCGACAAGCAGATGAAGATGAACGTGATTTCCGCCAAGGACCACGGTGAAGCCTTCAACATGCTCGAAAGCGGCCGCGCCGTGGCCTTCATGATGGACGACGCCCTGCTCGCCGGCGAAATGGCCAAGGCTCGCAAGCCGACGGACTGGGTCATCACCGGTACCCCGCAGTCGTACGAAATCTACGGCTGCATGGTGCGCAAGGATGACGCGGCCTTCAAGAAAGCGGTCGATGACGCCATCGTCGGCTACTTCAAGTCGGGCGAAGTCAACAAGAGCTACGACAAGTGGTTCCAGCAGCCAATCCCGCCAAAGGGCCTGAACCTGCAGTTCCCGATGAGCGACGAGCTGAAGAAACTGATCGCCGAGCCGACCGACAAGGCTGCGGACGAGAAGAAGTCCTGA